A genomic window from Oceanobacillus timonensis includes:
- a CDS encoding GNAT family N-acetyltransferase has protein sequence MNRKEPSFKKNGNEKSNANLITERLIMRQFSEKDIKEFYEIVKKHEVGKWLGLGKGMSLGEAEGYVNKMIKHWTEHQFGVWALINTDSEEIMGHCGLRFIDDTEDIEIIYLLDPKFWGKGYATEVGKEVIQYAFNYLGVDQLMARVRKNNRKSKKVIDKLGFEYMEDREYEGRILSYYKLQCLRYMV, from the coding sequence TTGAATAGGAAAGAACCATCATTTAAAAAGAACGGTAATGAAAAATCAAATGCTAATCTTATTACTGAACGACTTATTATGAGACAATTTTCTGAGAAGGATATAAAAGAATTCTATGAGATAGTGAAGAAACATGAAGTGGGAAAATGGCTTGGGTTAGGGAAAGGTATGTCTTTGGGAGAGGCTGAAGGATATGTAAATAAAATGATAAAACATTGGACTGAGCATCAATTTGGTGTGTGGGCATTAATAAATACAGATAGTGAAGAAATTATGGGACATTGTGGTTTGAGGTTCATTGATGATACAGAAGATATAGAAATTATTTATCTTCTTGATCCGAAGTTTTGGGGGAAAGGATATGCGACAGAAGTTGGAAAGGAAGTAATACAATACGCTTTTAACTACCTTGGGGTTGATCAATTGATGGCAAGAGTTAGAAAGAATAATCGTAAGTCAAAGAAAGTCATTGATAAGCTTGGATTTGAGTATATGGAAGATAGAGAATATGAAGGGCGTATATTATCATATTATAAATTGCAGTGCCTGCGCTATATGGTTTAA
- a CDS encoding GNAT family N-acetyltransferase, with protein MHIRQPNDLELRKILSLSPQAIFEGTLGEIKPTNEKIKQLVEPLLEKGCNYFIAIKEDQLMGWILFGSSKDQFTDEPNGFIYEIFVIEEYRGKGISKKLMKAAIDQLRQNGYSEVRLSAFKDNQAIQIYEDMGFSTRTVTMGLSL; from the coding sequence ATGCATATTAGACAGCCTAATGATTTAGAACTAAGAAAGATATTGTCACTTTCTCCACAAGCTATATTTGAAGGTACTCTTGGTGAAATAAAACCTACTAATGAAAAAATCAAACAACTTGTGGAACCCTTGCTAGAAAAGGGATGTAATTATTTTATAGCTATAAAAGAAGATCAATTAATGGGATGGATTCTGTTTGGTTCAAGTAAAGACCAGTTTACGGATGAGCCGAATGGATTTATTTATGAAATATTTGTTATAGAAGAATATAGAGGAAAAGGAATTTCAAAAAAATTAATGAAAGCTGCAATTGATCAACTAAGGCAAAATGGGTATTCTGAAGTACGTTTAAGCGCCTTTAAAGATAATCAAGCAATTCAAATTTACGAAGACATGGGTTTTAGTACAAGAACTGTTACGATGGGGTTATCTTTATGA